The following proteins come from a genomic window of Lolium rigidum isolate FL_2022 chromosome 5, APGP_CSIRO_Lrig_0.1, whole genome shotgun sequence:
- the LOC124655298 gene encoding mitogen-activated protein kinase kinase 3-like — protein MAALEELKQRLQPIFFDADGNVVPPPDSADAASEDTCDCDDPEVLDGATINLLSKSSDEYNINELGFHKRTTRQDKAYRCSFHDMHIFDPVGNGASSVVHRAIYVPVHRVLALKKINIFEKEKRQQILNEITTLTEASCYPGLVEFQGVFYAPDSGEIYFALEYMDGGSLADIIRVKKFIPEPVLSHMLQKVLLALRYLHEVRRLVHRDIKPANLLLNLKGDTKITDFGVTAGLHDSITKCATFLGSVTYMSPERIRNENYSYAADIWSLGLTMLECATGRYPYDVSGGEADLMLQILEDPSPTPPRDIYSEEFCSFIDACLQKDADARPTCDQLLSHSFIKKYEGTGVDLAEYNKIVHDPSERLSQIAHMLAVHYYLIFDGGDDQWRHMKSFYERYSVFSFSGETHVGKNEIFDTLSRIRTMLKGNSPCEKIAHVVEKVYCCAHGEEGMSVQVSGSFIVGNEFLVCADGFRAEGMLSMEELSPDILSNQAGHFQEDFFLEPGTAMGCYIIAKQELHIAET, from the exons GTTTTGGATGGTGCAACTATCAATTTACTGAGTAAATCTTCTGATGAATATAACATCAATGAGCTTGGCTTCCATAAACGAACAACTAGACAAGACAAGGCATACCGATGCTCTTTTCATGATATGCATATTTTTGATCCGGTCGGTAATGGTGCAAGCAGTGTCGTCCATAGAGCCATTTATGTACCAGTTCATCGAGTTTTGGCACTGAAGAAGATAAACATTTTTGAGAAG GAAAAGAGACAACAGATTCTTAATGAGATTACAACGTTAACAGAAGCATCTTGTTATCCAGGTTTAGTTGAATTCCAAGGAGTTTTTTATGCCCCTGATTCCGGAGAAATATACTTCGCTCTTGAGTATATGGATGGTGGTTCATTAGCAGATATTATCAGGGTTAAGAAATTTATACCGGAACCAGTTCTTTCGCATATGCTACAGAAAGTGTTGCTA GCTCTGCGCTACTTACATGAAGTGAGGCGCTTAGTACACAGAGATATAAAGCCAGCAAATTTGCTGCTAAATCTGAAGGGTGACACCAAAATCACAGACTTTGGTGTAACTGCTGGACTGCATGATTCAATTACCAAG TGTGCTACCTTCCTGGGCAGTGTCACATATATGTCTCCTGAGAGAATTCGGAACGAAAACTACTCATATGCTGCTGATATCTGGAGCCTTGGCTTAACAATGTTGGAGTGTGCAACCGGAAGATACCCCTATGATGTAAGTGGGGGCGAGGCTGATCTCATGCTTCAG ATATTGGAAGATCCATCGCCAACACCACCACGAGATATTTATTCAGAAGAGTTTTGCTCGTTCATTGATGCTTGCTTGCAGAAAGATGCTGACGCAAGGCCAACATGTGATCAG CTTTTGTCTCATTCGTTCATCAAGAAATATGAGGGAACAGGCGTGGACTTGGCAGAGTACAATAAAATTGTTCATGATCCATCAGAAAGATTATCACAGATAGCACAT ATGCTTGCTGTACATTACTACCTGATCTTTGATGGAGGTGATGATCAATGGCGTCACATGAAGTCATTCTATGAACGATATTCTGTTTTCAG TTTCTCAGGGGAAACACATGTCGGTAAGAACGAAATATTTGATACGTTGTCAAGAATAAGGACAATGCTGAAAGGTAACAGCCCTTGCGAGAAGATTGCTCATGTAGTGGAGAAGGTTTACTGTTGTGCACATGGGGAAGAAGGGATGAGTGTTCAAGTTTCTGGATCATTTATTGTGGGGAACGAGTTCCTCGTGTGTGCAGATGGGTTCCGTGCTGAAGGTATGCTAAGCATGGAGGAACTCTCTCCTGACATTCTCAGCAACCAGGCTGGCCATTTCCAAGAAGATTTTTTCCTTGAGCCAGGGACTGCCATGGGATGCTACATCATAGCAAAGCAAGAATTGCACATCGCTGAAACATGA